In a single window of the Armatimonadota bacterium genome:
- a CDS encoding TolC family protein, producing the protein MIDRLVKRCGFIRSPIIIALVFFQLSLWSTVFAEKLTLEESIKLAVQNNPRAHIALENVNKAYAAVDEATSQGMPKLSLEGTYQRLDEVSVVRFGEREIPLGSLYTRTADLILTQPLDVFGIVRAGKKTAKYNTSASKSEYEQVINDITFETKKAFFNVLRAEQFLKVQEENVRALEAHLMDAKAHLAAGTVAQFEVLRAETQVANARQQLIIAQNGLELAKSAFNNVLARPLDAQVDLAEPERPQFAEVNLKACVDVALSMRPEIKKAEMQVKAAEEVARVAVLAGKPRINLRWAYNRSFDVSTFSPRESSWRAFLTASYYIFDGGATKASVRKATSDAKSAKSMREQTMRGVTLDVQQAYLSLRESQERIKAAEKALEQASESMRLAQVRYQGGVSTQVEVFDAQAALTLAQTNYVNAIYDYQIALAQLERAVGGPLQMAKLLEEKSKN; encoded by the coding sequence ATGATTGACCGGTTAGTAAAAAGATGCGGATTCATTCGTTCGCCTATCATTATCGCATTGGTCTTTTTCCAGCTAAGTCTTTGGTCAACCGTCTTTGCAGAAAAGCTTACGCTTGAAGAGAGCATAAAATTGGCGGTGCAAAACAATCCTCGAGCGCACATTGCCCTAGAGAATGTAAATAAGGCGTACGCAGCTGTTGATGAGGCTACAAGTCAGGGAATGCCGAAGCTCAGCTTGGAGGGCACTTACCAAAGACTTGATGAGGTTTCTGTCGTAAGATTCGGCGAAAGGGAAATTCCATTAGGCTCACTATATACCCGCACGGCTGATTTGATACTTACTCAACCTCTGGATGTTTTTGGGATCGTTCGAGCAGGTAAGAAGACTGCCAAATATAATACTTCGGCTTCCAAATCAGAGTATGAACAAGTCATAAACGATATTACATTTGAAACAAAAAAAGCCTTTTTTAATGTGCTTCGGGCAGAGCAATTCCTCAAAGTTCAGGAGGAAAATGTCAGGGCTCTAGAAGCTCATCTGATGGATGCGAAGGCTCACCTTGCCGCTGGAACTGTGGCACAGTTCGAAGTGCTTCGAGCGGAAACGCAGGTGGCAAATGCGAGGCAACAGCTAATCATCGCCCAAAATGGACTTGAGCTTGCGAAGTCGGCTTTCAATAACGTGCTAGCCAGACCTCTTGATGCGCAAGTAGACCTGGCTGAGCCGGAAAGACCTCAGTTTGCTGAGGTCAATTTAAAAGCTTGCGTGGATGTTGCGCTAAGCATGCGTCCGGAGATCAAAAAAGCTGAGATGCAGGTCAAGGCAGCCGAGGAAGTAGCAAGGGTAGCTGTGCTCGCTGGCAAGCCGAGGATTAACTTGCGGTGGGCATACAACCGAAGCTTTGATGTCAGCACCTTTAGTCCCCGTGAATCATCATGGAGGGCTTTTCTTACGGCAAGCTATTATATTTTTGATGGGGGTGCTACCAAAGCTTCTGTCAGGAAAGCCACATCCGATGCAAAGAGTGCAAAATCGATGCGTGAGCAAACAATGCGTGGAGTAACGCTCGATGTTCAGCAAGCATATCTCAGTCTTAGGGAGAGTCAGGAGCGAATTAAGGCTGCCGAAAAGGCCTTAGAGCAAGCAAGCGAGAGCATGCGCCTTGCACAAGTGCGCTATCAAGGAGGAGTATCCACCCAAGTTGAGGTATTCGATGCTCAGGCGGCCTTAACTCTTGCGCAAACAAATTATGTAAATGCAATCTACGACTACCAAATTGCACTTGCCCAACTTGAGCGAGCTGTTGGCGGGCCATTACAGATGGCTAAGCTACTTGAAGAAAAGTCTAAAAATTAG
- a CDS encoding ABC transporter permease, protein MITSIQMELLKLWRKPRTYFGFISMTLMIILMLIAIKYGDPFRHMRDRISQDFIIAGSFINAAFLTRYLLEGVVYTFLPLFACLVCGDLIASEASDGTLRTVLCRPVSKVGWAVSKHVVGASYIFVLAMFSGVVAYIVGWAFLGKGSLVVFNDGIWVFPEWSAILRLLATYGIVAVAMLAVGSVSFAISTFLSNANVAIIGGMGLLYMSAILQEIEYFKFLKPYLLTSYFNSWKGLFVEPVNTGIIWESLGVLLIYSAVAFIIGLVVFQRRDVLS, encoded by the coding sequence ATGATAACTAGTATCCAGATGGAGCTTCTAAAACTGTGGCGTAAGCCCAGAACTTACTTTGGTTTTATAAGCATGACGTTAATGATAATTCTGATGCTGATTGCCATCAAATATGGCGATCCTTTCCGCCATATGCGCGATCGCATCAGCCAAGATTTTATCATAGCGGGTTCATTTATCAATGCCGCGTTTCTGACACGATATTTGCTTGAGGGTGTGGTCTATACTTTCTTGCCCCTATTTGCATGTCTAGTTTGTGGAGATTTAATTGCCTCGGAGGCGTCAGATGGAACTTTGAGAACGGTATTGTGTCGTCCAGTCAGCAAAGTGGGTTGGGCTGTCTCAAAACATGTGGTCGGGGCGTCCTATATATTTGTGCTGGCAATGTTTTCTGGTGTCGTGGCATATATAGTTGGTTGGGCGTTCCTAGGCAAGGGAAGTTTGGTAGTATTCAATGATGGCATATGGGTCTTCCCCGAATGGAGCGCAATCTTGAGGCTTTTAGCAACATATGGCATAGTTGCAGTGGCAATGCTTGCTGTAGGAAGTGTGTCGTTTGCAATTTCGACATTTTTAAGCAATGCCAACGTTGCTATTATTGGTGGAATGGGTTTGCTTTATATGTCCGCAATCTTGCAGGAAATTGAGTATTTTAAGTTCCTCAAGCCTTATTTGCTAACAAGTTATTTCAATTCATGGAAGGGACTCTTTGTTGAGCCAGTAAATACCGGGATTATTTGGGAATCATTGGGTGTATTGCTTATCTACTCAGCCGTTGCGTTTATCATTGGACTGGTAGTTTTCCAAAGAAGAGATGTGCTTTCATAG
- the efp gene encoding elongation factor P, with protein MIDTSDFRNGLHIIQDGEIYTIVEFQHVKPGKGGAFVRTKLKNVKTGAVIDKTFRAGERMEQAVLERKPMQYLYHQDSDYYLMDMETYDQICVQKEAFGDAVKYLKDNQEVWTLTHEGRIIGVELPYTVELEVVETEPGVRGDTVSGGSKPAKLETGAVIQVPFFINVGDKVKVDTRTDAYLERVK; from the coding sequence GTGATAGATACCAGCGATTTCAGGAACGGGTTACACATAATCCAAGACGGCGAAATCTACACAATAGTGGAGTTCCAACACGTTAAGCCAGGTAAAGGTGGGGCTTTCGTGCGAACAAAGCTTAAGAATGTTAAAACAGGTGCAGTCATCGACAAGACATTCCGCGCCGGCGAGAGGATGGAGCAAGCTGTGCTGGAGCGGAAACCAATGCAATACCTTTACCACCAAGACAGCGACTACTACCTGATGGACATGGAGACCTACGACCAAATCTGCGTCCAGAAGGAAGCTTTCGGCGACGCCGTGAAATACTTGAAGGACAACCAAGAAGTCTGGACATTAACCCACGAAGGCAGAATAATCGGCGTTGAACTGCCATACACTGTGGAGCTTGAGGTAGTTGAGACTGAGCCGGGCGTACGAGGCGACACCGTATCAGGCGGTTCAAAGCCAGCAAAGCTTGAAACGGGGGCTGTAATCCAAGTTCCATTCTTCATAAATGTGGGGGATAAGGTCAAGGTTGACACTCGCACAGATGCATACCTTGAGAGAGTAAAGTAG
- a CDS encoding ABC transporter ATP-binding protein, whose product MRHQIVETIELTKNFRGRRAVDNLSLQVAEGDIYGFLGPNGAGKSTTIRMLVGLIRPNRGVARLLGHDIMKDRVKALKYVGALVESPCFYKFLTARQNLRLLSRLSGACNDRRIDEVLDVVGLLDHANDKVKTFSHGMCQRLGIAQALLPKPKLVILDEPTSGLDPQGMKEVRELIKHLAREEKVTIFLSSHLLYEVEQICTRVGIINNGRLIAEGDVDKLLQQEMNLVEFKVNDVKRASEIATRNGEVDVVSCGQDCLVVRVRQKIVPELNRALVTAGIEVFSIIPKKMNLEDLFLDVIQDSRHDN is encoded by the coding sequence ATGCGACATCAAATTGTAGAGACAATTGAACTTACAAAAAACTTTCGAGGCCGACGTGCGGTAGATAATCTAAGCCTGCAGGTTGCGGAGGGAGATATTTATGGTTTCCTCGGACCGAACGGTGCCGGGAAGAGCACCACGATACGTATGTTGGTTGGCTTAATCCGGCCAAATCGTGGTGTAGCAAGGCTCTTGGGCCATGATATTATGAAAGACCGTGTAAAGGCTTTGAAGTATGTCGGGGCTTTGGTTGAATCGCCCTGTTTTTATAAATTTTTAACAGCTAGGCAGAACCTTAGACTACTGAGTAGGCTCTCCGGTGCATGTAATGACAGGCGAATAGACGAAGTACTGGATGTCGTTGGCTTGCTTGACCATGCAAATGACAAAGTTAAAACATTCTCACATGGGATGTGCCAACGGCTGGGGATTGCTCAGGCACTGCTTCCAAAGCCGAAGCTTGTTATCCTTGATGAACCAACGTCGGGGTTGGACCCGCAGGGAATGAAGGAGGTGCGAGAGCTTATCAAGCACCTTGCCAGGGAAGAGAAGGTTACCATATTCTTGTCAAGCCATCTCCTTTACGAAGTAGAGCAAATATGCACGAGGGTTGGGATTATAAACAATGGCCGCCTCATTGCCGAGGGCGATGTTGATAAACTTCTTCAACAAGAAATGAACCTGGTTGAGTTTAAGGTGAATGATGTAAAGCGAGCTTCAGAGATAGCGACAAGAAATGGCGAGGTTGATGTTGTCTCGTGCGGCCAAGATTGTTTGGTTGTAAGGGTGCGCCAAAAGATTGTACCGGAACTCAACCGGGCATTAGTGACGGCTGGGATTGAGGTTTTCTCGATAATTCCAAAGAAAATGAACCTAGAGGATCTTTTCCTCGACGTCATTCAGGATAGTAGGCATGATAACTAG
- a CDS encoding AbrB/MazE/SpoVT family DNA-binding domain-containing protein, whose product MPECALEECFVGTVTVGERGQVVIPAEARKKLGIHTGDKLFIMSHPTKGGLFLLKLDSMREFLHHLTRSLSLAESNEANECTEHS is encoded by the coding sequence ATGCCTGAGTGTGCATTAGAGGAATGCTTTGTTGGGACGGTTACGGTGGGCGAGCGCGGCCAAGTAGTAATCCCTGCGGAAGCGAGAAAGAAGCTTGGCATTCATACCGGCGATAAGTTATTCATAATGAGCCATCCTACTAAGGGTGGCTTGTTTTTGCTAAAGCTTGACTCTATGCGCGAATTTTTACATCACCTAACAAGGAGTCTTAGCTTGGCCGAGTCAAATGAGGCAAACGAATGCACGGAGCATTCATAG